The segment GGCTTATCTTCAAAAACTCTAGTTGGGAATTGATAGAACATTAAGAGATTGAGTTATTTAAATGTACAAGGACTAAACGGGGAATAAGTGAGTCACTGAGACTAGTCACAAAATGTGATTCATTAGCAGCATTGTCAAGTTTAGCTGTTTTTGATAGTAAGTTCAAGAAGGTTCCCTTTTTTCAATATGAGCTGGGgcatttctgtgtggagtttgcttgTTCTGCCCAAGCCTATGTGGGTtttctccaggtactctggcttcctcccacaaaCTGCATGTTAAATGAATTAGTTCTTCCAAACCGACCGTAGGTGTCGGTGTGAGCGTTTGTCCCTGTGTTGACTGTGATGGATGCACGACTTGAAAAGAGTGtatcctgcctcttgcccagcgacagctgggataggctccagcacacCTGTGACCCTGAACAGGATAAAACGGGgatggaaaatggatgaatggattgtCAGTTTTTAAGCTCCCATTGTCAGACTTGTCCCACAATTATCACCTGGACGTCAGATTACCCACTAACCAAAAAGAGCAGCAAAATGCCTCCAAGTCTGAGTATCAAATGTGTGATTCCTCTCCTCCTGCGTTTACACTTGCTTTTCTGTTCAGTGTTGTGATTATGTATTCgagatgtgttgctgcttttTGTGTTTGAACATTCCTGTCATCTGTATCCTGTGTTTGTGGTCATCAGGGTGCAACAGTACGGAATGACATGGACAGTGTGGTGGTGAGTCGTGTGGTGAAAGGTGGGGCAGCAGAGCGGAGCGGCCTCCTCAGTGAGGGAGATGAGATCCTGGAGATCAACGGGATTCCTATTCGTGGAAAACATATCAATGAAGTCCATGACTTGCTGGTGAGGATCATTGTCAAAGTAGTGTCCAGTAACTTCCACTGCTGTTTTATTCATGATATTTTATGGAACAGTAAGTTTGCTGTaaagtcattttattttatggGTACCTGGCTTTGTTGTGGTGCATCTAAAATCACTTAGAATGCAATATCCAAAGTAATAAAATATTGCTTGATGTACATTAAGTCGAAGAGAAGTGTTTTATTGAAATGTTTAATTGATACATTTCCATCTTTTTTGACAGCAACAAATGCAGGGCACTCTGACTTTCCTGCTCATCCCGAGCTCTCAGATTAAACCTGCCCCTCACAGACAGACTGTGGTGAGTCTCTAACAGTGTACGTTTTTGCACGAGAACACATGTTGACGTGCATGACACAGCAACCGCGTTGTTGTAAACCCTCTCCTCAGATTCACGTACGTGCTCACTTTGACTACGATCCGTCCGATGACCCCTTCGTGCCGTGTCGGGAGCTGGGCCTGTCCTTCCAGAAGGGTGACATCCTCCACGTTATTAGCCAGGATGATCCTAACTGGTGGCAGGCCTACAGGGATGGAGATGAGGACAACCAGCCCCTGGCTGGACTCATTCCAGGTTAGGAATCAGAGTCGGGCTGAATTTCGGTATATAGTgtattgctcttttttttcatgcagaTTATTGTAAAATGAACCATCTttgcttttacttttcatttaatgTTTTTGTATTCATACTCCATCATAAATTAACATTCCTGGTACAGATGACAAACACAAAACGAAGAGGAAGGCAGTGACAAACTGTTTAAAACCTAAATGTATGCGTGTCGTCTCTATAAAATTCCATGTGGTTGTGAATTGTATGACATATACATCCTGTTATTTGCTGTGCGGGAACAGTAATTCCAAACCCTGTGCAATGTGCATGGCACAAATGTGTTAAGCCGGATGGGTTTACACTGTGTAATTTTGGGCTGTGCCAGACAAAGGATGACTAACATAAAGCAGTCATGGTGCTACGTGCCATGGCTCCAGAGTGGTTATCCAGGATCACGCTATGACAGCTTCCGAGACGTTGTGCGAGCAAAGATTAACCTGGGACAGAATTCTGAATGTGAAAGAAATTCAGATGACCACCCTGCAACGTGACTACAGCCTGCTTCCACTAACCAGCCGACAGGAATGATATGAcgagctggggggggggggggggagagaagCATTATAAACTATAACAGGGTAGATGGaggtacaaaaacaaaaatgcttTGTGTGAGCGGTAGCTTCGCTTATATGGTTTGCCCTCTGGCTGATAAAACCGTGCCAATGAGATTAAAGCAGACAGCAGATTAAAGCAAACACCTTGGAATTATTTGCGATTACTCTCTGACCAAAGCCTGTTGTTGGTGGAAGGAAACGTGGTTAAGCACTGGAAATGGAAAGTTGGACGTCGTTTTGTTTTTCCCTCGGTGGGTCAAGGAGTAGAAAAAGAAACGACCCCAGACCTGCAAAATGTTGGTGCAGCGCTGGCaattaaaaatgctttttttttgtcatttattttgaatttaaaaGACATAtagaatttgaatgaatgttTTGCTTTCTCAGGTAAAAGTTTCCTGCAACAGAGAGAGACCCTAAAGAAGACTATAACAGACAGCAGTCAGGAGCAGCAAGGTGAGAAGTGTTGAGACACGGAGTCACTTGCAAACAAGATATgacctgcaaacacaaacattctaAGCAGGAAGTCATGTGTCTTTACGCTGATTTTCTCTTCGTGTTCAGGGAAGCTTTGGTGTtcaaagaagaacaagaaacaGAAGCGGAGGAACACATCAAACTTGAATAAAATTACGGGTAAGACTTCTTTCATGCTCGTCTTTAGTGGTGTGAGAACTGAGCTCCATCTGCATACTTAACTCACTGTTTCTCATTTACCACCTGCAAAAAGACCGCATCAATACCTGGCTGCTGCCAAATGCACACCACTGTCAGTATTACGCCCACGCATAAGCTGAAGTTGACACACCTCGTCTTTCTCTCAGCAGCTTGTCCAGACTTGTTGTGTCACAAGTCAGATTAGACCCGTCTTCCCTGACGGGATCAGCAGGTGCTTAAATGGCTTCGAGGGACATGCGATTTTAGGGTTCACACATAGAAACACATATACTACGGACAGATACTGGCACACACACTCTTCCAGTCACACTGCTTGATGGCCAGGAGAGGATTGGATATAAAGAAGAGATTTAGAGCGGGACAAACTTTCGCACCAACACAGGACTGATAACAGCGTAGTGTTTTATTGATCCCTAAAATCTCTTGCGTGTTTACTCTCCTCCTCAGAGGTCAAAAGTAGTTGCAGAGCAGCAGCTCAAGAGCTCAGAGTGATTTGGTGTGCAGGTCACAGAGGTTTCActaacccccccctcccccccaaacTGTCCCTCAGACTACGATGACATTCTGACCTATGAGGAGATGTCCCTCTACCACCAACCTGCTAATCGCAAACGCcccatcgctctgattggtccagCAAACAGCGGTCACGATGAGCTGCGTCGGAGGCTTCTTTCCATAGAACCAGAGAAGTTTGCCGTCGCTGTTCCACGTAAGTCCACGCTGTGTCAAAGCAACAGGACATTTCCGTATCAGATGTTGACCCCTGATTTCACACGAGGATCAAAAGAATTCAGAGGATTTGAATTCTGCAGCTGTGGCTACCACACATTTCATATTTCTTACTGTCACACGAACAAGAAATATCAATAATTATCTGAAAACTTCATCTTTTAAAGTAATTCAAAGTTATCTATCCCTATTGACGGCTCAGACACAACCAGAAACCCGAGGATACATGAGCGGAATGGACGTGACTACCACTTTGTGAGTCGCTCTGCCTTTGAAACGGACTTGGCAGCCGGGAAGTTCATTGAGTCGGGGGAGTTTGAGAAGAACCTATACGGCACCAGCACAGACTCTGTCCGACAAGTCGTCAATACTGGACGCATCTGTTTGCTCTGCTTACACACCAGGGTAGGACATGGAATACTTGTTACAGTTATTTTTGTCCAACATGTTAGTCACAAAACTCATTTTTTCCATCTCTATCCACTGTGCTCGTCTCAGGACATAATGAGAACTTTTCATTTCCTAAACATAAATCTTACATTGATTTTGTGGTTGAtctaaatagaataaaatgtgGTATTTGTCTGGTCAATAAAGATGCTGCCTTGATTCTGTTTACAGTTGCATAGTCTAATATATTCTGATCTTGGTCtgtccttttcatttgtttgtgcGTGCCTTGGTTTTCCTCCTGTCAGTCACTGCGGGTGTTAAGATCCTCCAACCTCAAGCCATATGTCATCTTCATTGCGCCTCCTTCTCAGGAACGACTACGCACCCTGCTGGCCACCGAGGGGAAAACACCAAAGGTAAAAGTTGACAGGAAAGAAAACATTGTAAAGGAACGCAACTGTCTTCGCAGGACTTCTTATGAAATAACCAATAGAGAACACAGCTTTTACAGCTTTTGATTTAAGAGTTTACCTTTCATGTCTCTTTAGATGAGTCCCCACCACTTCAACCTCTTTCTTTAATGTCCCATTTTCTCTGCGCAGCCGGAGGAGCTGAAGGAGGTCATTGAAAAGGCCCGCGAGATGGAGCAAAATTTTGGCCACTTCTTTGATGCGACAATCGTGAACATGGATCCAGACCAGGCGTTCCACGAGCTCCGCAGGTTGATAGATAAACTGGACACCGAGCCACAGTGGGTGCCCACATCCTGGCTGTGCTAGAGGCTGTTGCTCTTCATGAAGAGTCTCAGGGTCAAAGAAGGTACACAGAGGAGACGAGGACAGACGGTGATAAAACGTCACTGGATTTTCGCTTGCACATTTTCCTCGTTTGTAGAGGACGCGGTCGTTACAGCATGCTGCAGGGATGGACTCCAATTTCTTAattttaacttctttttttttttatgtatgtgTCTTGTGTGgatgttttggttttctttcgCTTCAGGAAGGTCTTACGATCTCAGTTTTATGCAAAATCATTTATCTATACTATTCTAAATAATTATTTATCACTGTAAATATGTTTTCTTGGCAGAAGAGTgaaatattttatcatttgtgtcaatgagaaaacaatacATCCAGCTGGAGGTGTGAGTCTGAAAAAAAGACTTCCTGATAAACCAAAAAAGTAAAACCTCATCAGGTACCAAACTGAAGAATCGCTCTTGTGCTTTAAGTCCAACGTCTTCCATTCATTCAGAAGCAGAAGAGAGAAATCTGCTGTAAACTGTGTGGTTTTGGGGTACTTTCTTAACGCCAGTGTCAGTATTATATTGTGTCTCATTTATACTGTTAAAAAAACACTGAGCTCTGGCAGGTTCTTTATTACCCTTATTACCATCAGTGTGTAATGCTGCAAAGTAATATACCAGTATACTATGAACAAAACTTCCTATCGTTTAGCACAAGTCCAACAAATACTATGATGCTTCTTTGCAAGGTACTTAGTAATTTATAAGCACAATTTTGCAAGtgttaataaaacaaaatatgtgAACAACTGGTcttatttgttctttttgttccaGCCGGAGAagttattaaataaaatgactgCTCTGGTGTTACAGCACAAATTACAACCCAATTCTTTGAGAAATGCAGCATATTAGTCCAAACCAGCTGCCACTGACCACTAATCTTAACAAGAAAAATACAAGCAATGTTAAGATCTTTATTTCGATGATGTTTTGGGCTTTGTTGACTTGCACACCACATTTTTACAGCAGGGTCACATTTGGGGGAGTCTGTTGTAATGATAAACACCCTCCGGTGGGGTAACGATAACCCTTAGATGTGAAATCAGTAGCAGGACGGGCCTCCACAACACAGATTCATACACTCTTTGAATTCTATAACCATTTTAAGCTTTACAGCATGCAATGGCTCAAAACATTGAGAGAAAACTAAAATATGTACAGGTGGATCAGTCACGGAATGCTTTAATTTTGCACACTTATATATTCTTTGTGATATTTACTTAATTTTTTCAGACTCTGTCTCGTAGATTTCCTTTAGGGTAACACCAAAGTGTGACAACACTTTGGTTCCTGTACAGGTACACATGTGGTAACACCTTTACCTGTCAGCACTGAAACAACAGAACAAATCATCACAGACGTGAACACGCACTCACACGAAAAGAGAAACTTCCATCTCTTGGATAAGAAGACATAGACACGGCCAGTGAGGCACAGAATAAATAGGATGATGAGTGAAGCCGCTGAGTGTAGAGCTGCGGAGCGCTTCACTCAAACAGCATGTCTTCATCCGTCTCCTCTGTCAGCATGTTGCTGGGCTCTGCGATGGGACCCAGCGCCGCCAGGCGGGCGGCAATCTCGAGTTCAGTCCTTTCCCtgagctgcttcttcttctcttggatCTTCTTCAGCCTGGCAAAGCAGACAAAATCCAAACAAAAGGGATAATTCCCAGTCAACTGGAAGGGTTTTTAAAGCATCTGACCTCACAATTCAACAGTGCAATTACAATCTTTCTTCTAAAAGAAGGAAATTCATCATGCAGCAATAAAATGTTGTCACCTGTAGAATTCTTCTCGTTCTCTCTCATCCAGCTCTGTGATGATGTAGGAGAGAGTGCGATCGATCCGAGGAATAATCACTGCAAGGTGGAATAAAGATGATTTAAGCTAGAGTGACGCTCTTTCTCTTAGGATATTTAAGGCAAAAGCTTCAGCTGTATGTCAGGGGGGAGTTTACCATGCTCAATAGCATTCACACGGCGGTTGGTGATCTTTATGGCTTCATCCAGAGTGACAAAAGATGTCTGCAAACAAAAATTGTGTCAAACTTCTGATCAACTAGAAAAAAATctcatctgttttgttttttcttaaacaTCTGTCAATTTAAAAGTACACAACTAAGATAATGTCATATTTGCAACATCCTAACAGCTTGAcaggatgactgagaatctacaccAACCATGAATCTGCAACAGCACCCTCTACCTGTAAGGAGGCCAACTCCACGAGCAGCTCCACAGCTCTGGCGTAGTTCCTCTTCAACCTGGAGAGCTGCTCTCCTCCTCGGGCCAGACCAGTGAGCTCATAACCTGAAAAGACACACACAGCAAGGCTGAGCGCTCTCTGCTGTTCACCACCCACTAAAACAAATCCAGACACAATGCATTCGCACGGCAAAAAGTGGAACTAGACTCAACTTACTGTCTCCGCCTTCTTGGTAGTGTTCAAAAACTGGAAGGGTGACACCTGAGGGAATAAATTTAGTGTGCGTGAAGAACTTTTCACATCAAAAACAGtgaagataaaaaagaaaagatgataTCTTTAAAACTAACCTGCCACATTGTCTTTCTTAGCTCGGACCTTCACTTGGGCTTTGTTAACATTCTGGATTACAGTTGTGCTGTGGACAGGATTGAGTCAGTCTCATGAtgcttttttctccttttttttaaatcctcacATGGTTTTGTCCAATTAGAAAGTGTTGAAATATGACAATAAACTTAGAAAGACTTCCATCCATTTATATTTTAAAAGGACACAGTCTAAAATTCCTGCAATTTATCAATTTTGAATGAAAATGACagtgatgtgaaaaaaaaaggggttttTAAAGTTTCCAATGACCCGATTACAGATGGAAGTTTCAGATGTATATATGTACCAAACCCGACCCAACTTTAAGGTCATCCTGTTTTCATTCTCACCTGAAGTCTCCAGCCGTAAACTTTGCTTCAGCCAAAGAAAAAGCCGCCTCTCTCATCACCTCTCCCATCTTGGTCTTAGTCTAAAGAAGCAGAGgaaaaattaaaggaaaaaaccCAAACTTTGAGAAGCTCTAACTCTACAAACATAAACTGCGAGAAAAAGCAGCATCCCACTTTCATTAGGATATTCTTTATGAGGTAATTATGACCTTCATGGTCATTTTAGAGGCTGTAGTTTGTTACTTTGCTCTCCTATCTTGTCAATCCTGTTTCTAAATTTCAGCAACAGCTCAGCATACAGCATGTGCAAAGAccagaaaattaaataaatggctTTTGGAGTTTTAACAAGAACTGAAGATTGTTCATATCAGTGTCAGAAGGAGTTGTGTAACTACTGTCCTATGTGATGGCATTAGTTTTAAACAAATGCACCAACGTGATTGGACACTAACATGCAAACAGAGCAGAGAACAGAGTCTGTTTTCGGTTATTTTCAACTGACTTCAATAATTTTGCGAAGGATCTGACGGAAACGCATGGAAAGGGCATCGGCTTTCTTCTTCAGCAGGTTACGGCCAGTCTGTGCTCCTTTCAGCCGAGCCTTCATGATGGTCTGAGCCCTGCAAACACACAGAAGACGCACACCTGTTTAACGCTTTATTCAAATCTGCATGCTGCATTATACTCCCAAGATTGCACGGCAAAGTTACAGTTTTCCAGCTCTTTAGTTGTTGGTTTTACCAGCTCTGGCCCACTGAAaagcaatcacacacacacactgtatttTCACTTACTtagctttattattatttctctcTTTTACATGAGCAAACGGTGTCCTTCAGTTTTTTTGTAATGTGCTTGTGTAGTGTGGCCTCTTTACTGAGCTTACTTGTGAACACAcgtgtgaaaacaaaacttaTCAGTTAGTTAAAACCAGAAAGTCGCTCAACGTATTCCTGGATAAATTTCTCACCCCGGTGGTCCATACTGCACTTGAAATGAAAACTACAGGGATCAAACTGCTCACAGTGTAGTTCAAGAATGTGTGCCTTACTGACTGACCTTAAGATGTCAAATTCTCTGCATTTTTATGTTGTTATTCACGTTTATCTCTTAAAAATGAAGATAAAATTGCACAATAGGCTACAATGTGTAATACTGGAAATGTCCTTAAAAGTGGCATGCTGTGATTTTAAAGTTTCAGgcactatataaaaaaaaactaaattcatCTTGAGGGAGAAGAGAGCAAACAAACTCGTTTTCTTTAAGGTCCCCACTAATTTGCCTGCTGTAGGCAGGAATGAATGAAACGGGAATAAAAGTGACCCAGCCTCCAAAACCTTTGACTGAATATCTTGCATGGTTATCCATCCTGGAAGAGGGTTACCTCCTCTGaatgtttttatgacattttctcCAATTTAAGGATATTTGGGGAATTTATTTCTAATTCAATCCCATTCTGCAATGGATATGGTAAGTTTATCTTTAATAGGTAGCCTATTAGCAGAGCCGGTGCTCAGTGTTTCCATGTATCCGCTTGTAGCTGCAGATGGAAGTCACGGATTTAGAACTCACACTTAAATGCGACGTTAGAAACATCACATGACACATGAAGGACTCTTCCTCTTTTATACAGCAACCATACACACTTAAGATCTATCATTATGTTTGAATGAAAGGGGAAAAACAAGAATGTGATCCATTCATGGGCGAGGCATTCAGAAAATATTCAATCTCAGGGACTGAAAAATAATAACTCAACTAAATAACGTTATTTCGTTTAGTTAAGAGATTACAGCTGGTTAGCAACTAGCAAGCAAAACAAGCTGCTTACATTCTGGAGGGGAATACGTCGATCCTCTCTTTTCCAGACATCTTTTCGTCTTTTGCTCGATGATGGCCGTCTTCTGACTACTCTCACGCAGTGTAATTAAAAGCTTAACCTTAGCTTTAATTTTAATGTGCTAATCTTTGTGTATatgatggcaaaaaaaaaaatattattcgTCCAAAATCAGGTGCACAGATCGTGCTAATGGTCGTGATCTTGTCCGTCCGCGATGATCAGCTGGTCTCTGGTCATGTGACTGAACCGAGCTCACTCTGCACATGCGCGTGTCGTGACTCTCTGACGATCTTTTCCGGGTCGAAAAATTAGCACACCCATGAATGTGAGCTAGCGGGCCCGAACTCTTCATCTAAAAGTAACAGAAAGAAGATACTTACTGACGTTTAAACACGTACAGGACAGAAGATTTTAGAGTATCGTTCTGTAAGCCCATGACACAGGTGAGTTTTCGCTGATAAAGAACATGTTCCGCGGGGAGCGCTGAACATACGGTGCTGGGAGCTAGCTGGCTAACAGCTAGCCTAGGCAACGGTGCATGTGCCGCATGTGAGATGGGAACCGGGTTATTAGCCAGGCTGCTAGCAGATATCAAAGTAACTGTTTTGCCTTTAAATGAACATCTCTTCCGTTTGTATTTAATGATATCATTATAACCACATTTAGTGGCCTGTAACATGTTGGAATCCCTTTTTAAAGGCATTGTTTTGTCAGTTTTACTCCTAACTTTGAACAAAATTGTGGTTTGTGGATTGTCTCCATTGCATCATCCCTTTCACAGAcataaatgtgaaataaagCCATCAACTACGCGTCACCCCTCTGCTCTCATTTTGGGAAGCATTTTCCAAGCTAAACTCGGTCATTTGACGGTCATTAGGTGGAAAGAAATGAGCAAAATCACATAAATGTGTCATCGAATTCCTTTTAGGCTTTTTATCTGCTATTTGATGGTATTTTGTATTGCGTTGTCCATGCTCTTCATATCATTGGTTGTAAATGGTGGTGATAAGGTATTCGGAACATCCCTTCGTAAGGGTACGTTGGAGTTAAGCGGTGCCACAAGAGAAAGCCTTTCTAAAATACTTTGAATATGAATTAACAACAGGCTAAAACGTTTGCTTTAAAGCAGAACACGACATTCACATCAGTATTATTTTGTGTTCAGAGACACTAACTGTAAACAGGTGCCATAAGACTTTATGCTTGAAATAATTTAGCCAGGCCTTGATCTAATCTGATTCTTAATAGATGGGTGTGAGGTAATTGACACTTGATGGCTATGTAAGTAGTATTATTATCAGAGAAAATAGAGGAGCCAATGGAGCTCCTTTCATTAGTGTTCAGATCATTTAAATAGCTCTTTTCGTGGATGCTACATAGATGCATCCCGGTCACTTCTCTCAGGAAATATCctaagcaaaaaaataaaaagaccgtTCGACCAGACCGATTGTGCCTCTGGAGCTGATGCATCACTCACTTTCTGTGACCTTTAGCTTAAATGTTGCTGTGATGAATTTAAACTTAAATGTAACCGTCTCACAGTTGATCATAATtaactgtttgtgtttttcagtctctgacAGCTCTGTTAGGTTCAGATAAGCCTCTTTTACTCTGTGTCTTTTTGCTTCCAATCTGATAAACTGCCTTCTCccagctcttcttttcttcctcATGTCACTTTAAACCCAAAGGTGCCCACTGCAATGCCGTAGTGTGTGGCTTTGTAACTAAATCCATGGTTAATGTCAGCAGATGCTAGTTTGACTGCAGTTGCTTTTCATTCAAAGATAAGCcctgaaagataaacacttgaGGGAATGAACCAGAGCAGAAGAAGAGTATGCAAATGATGGAAACGTTATACAAAAGTCAGTGATTGCATTCAGGAGATTTAATGATTATTGTGATGAGCCTTCTGCGGGTCAGTAGTGCCCATCTATCTTGACCTTTAGAAAAGAACAAGGCTGTTTTCAATCTCAATTCACGGTGCCATGAAGGTGTCTTTGCAagcggggaaaaaaaaacgttgcATGGTTTTATCTGTGTAATGATTTAACACTTTGAAAACTTGAAATTCAGTTATTTTTACGGAGTGGCATTCTCATGTTTTAAATGTTATCTTTGGTGAAAAAGATTTTGATTCCATCTAAAGCTTTAGgtagaagaaaaggaaagcatGATCTAAAGATGTAAAAACTTTATGCTCTATGTGCAGGTGCACATAAACCAGTCAGGCCCTTTGGTTTTTATATACTAAGTGTCCTTAGTTTATTCCTCCCTCCTTCAGGCTTTTTGGAAGTTTTGTTGATCAAAGTAACACAAGAGAAAATATTTCTCGACTTTTTATCACCAAATGACTTTTACAGTTTGATTTCCCCCACTCTTTAACTCCTCGCTCGCCATGTGACAGTTGCTTTTTGCTAAAAGCTAATGTCATCCTCTGTGTCGTGTTGTTGAGGGTTTAGAAGGCAAAAGTAATGATCTGAATCTTCACCGTCTGTTCTCTATTTTTCACCCCAAAGAAAAACCATCCATCTGTGGATGTGCTCCTGTAAATGTTTTCTCCAACTCTTGCCATTTGTACCTCCACAGTGATGCCGGGGCTCAGCTGTCGATTTTACCAGCACCGGTTCCCAGAGGTGGAGGATGTTGTGATGGTGAACGTGAGGTCCATCGCTGAGATGGGCGCCTACGTCAGC is part of the Odontesthes bonariensis isolate fOdoBon6 chromosome 24, fOdoBon6.hap1, whole genome shotgun sequence genome and harbors:
- the pals1b gene encoding MAGUK p55 subfamily member 5b, encoding MMITSHMNGYVQEASGQAVNHRERAVDCPGEEGSLVEPPHSAHMERIQHYQEELRKRRDEDSKGKHDIDPNASLRLQKLSQNPKVGIDNPTFEGKENATKDMSSPDPVVELEELLQALRLAQHCLNDAQSQQDVDLMMQLLTKEEFKTAYTIYTALSQQMSRVSPTSPLTAQAQDLCQEVQRILQSSQQEEGLELRTLLTNPHLQALMQAHDTVAGQEIAEENVTQYLGETVKLVRLEKARDTPLGATVRNDMDSVVVSRVVKGGAAERSGLLSEGDEILEINGIPIRGKHINEVHDLLQQMQGTLTFLLIPSSQIKPAPHRQTVIHVRAHFDYDPSDDPFVPCRELGLSFQKGDILHVISQDDPNWWQAYRDGDEDNQPLAGLIPGKSFLQQRETLKKTITDSSQEQQGKLWCSKKNKKQKRRNTSNLNKITDYDDILTYEEMSLYHQPANRKRPIALIGPANSGHDELRRRLLSIEPEKFAVAVPHTTRNPRIHERNGRDYHFVSRSAFETDLAAGKFIESGEFEKNLYGTSTDSVRQVVNTGRICLLCLHTRSLRVLRSSNLKPYVIFIAPPSQERLRTLLATEGKTPKPEELKEVIEKAREMEQNFGHFFDATIVNMDPDQAFHELRRLIDKLDTEPQWVPTSWLC
- the atp6v1d gene encoding V-type proton ATPase subunit D — protein: MSGKERIDVFPSRMAQTIMKARLKGAQTGRNLLKKKADALSMRFRQILRKIIETKTKMGEVMREAAFSLAEAKFTAGDFSTTVIQNVNKAQVKVRAKKDNVAGVTLPVFEHYQEGGDSYELTGLARGGEQLSRLKRNYARAVELLVELASLQTSFVTLDEAIKITNRRVNAIEHVIIPRIDRTLSYIITELDEREREEFYRLKKIQEKKKQLRERTELEIAARLAALGPIAEPSNMLTEETDEDMLFE